The following are encoded together in the Desulfofalx alkaliphila DSM 12257 genome:
- a CDS encoding ABC transporter permease, with the protein MQTDVQKPIDYSLPPRSVRIKNALHKNWYKFSRNKLSVIGLVIVVTVVFAAILAPFITPYPHHAGEFVDYKSASIAPSSSHIMGTDVFGRDIFTRIVFAFQGALLMPAMVLAISVPVGVLLGLLAGYYRGSWIDTVIMRTTDIFLAVPPLILALAICAVLKPNLMNAMLAVTVMWWPWYCRLVYGMATSLSNEYFVISAELTGASKVHILFKEILPNCLSPIFTKMALDVGWVILIGASLSFVGLGEQAPTPALGQMVADGSRYMPDMWWMTIFPSLAIMTIILGFNFLGDGIRDMLSKGENERE; encoded by the coding sequence ATGCAAACAGACGTACAAAAACCCATAGATTATTCACTTCCTCCCAGGTCTGTGAGGATAAAGAATGCACTGCATAAAAACTGGTATAAGTTTTCACGCAACAAGCTTTCGGTGATTGGCTTAGTCATAGTGGTAACAGTGGTTTTTGCTGCCATACTGGCCCCATTTATCACTCCTTACCCCCATCATGCCGGGGAGTTTGTGGATTACAAAAGTGCCAGTATAGCTCCTTCGTCAAGCCATATAATGGGTACTGATGTTTTTGGGCGAGATATTTTCACAAGGATTGTCTTTGCCTTCCAGGGCGCTCTGCTAATGCCGGCAATGGTGTTAGCCATATCTGTACCCGTGGGTGTGCTGTTGGGACTGTTGGCCGGTTATTACCGGGGTTCCTGGATAGATACCGTGATCATGCGTACCACAGACATCTTTCTTGCGGTACCCCCACTGATTTTGGCGCTGGCCATCTGTGCAGTGCTTAAGCCTAATTTAATGAATGCCATGCTGGCGGTGACTGTAATGTGGTGGCCCTGGTACTGCCGTTTGGTTTACGGTATGGCCACTTCATTAAGTAATGAATATTTTGTCATTTCTGCCGAACTAACCGGAGCCAGCAAGGTGCACATTTTATTTAAGGAAATATTACCCAATTGTCTGTCGCCTATTTTTACAAAAATGGCGCTGGATGTGGGTTGGGTTATTTTGATTGGCGCTTCTTTAAGTTTTGTTGGTTTGGGTGAACAGGCACCTACCCCGGCACTGGGTCAAATGGTGGCTGACGGATCGCGGTACATGCCTGATATGTGGTGGATGACTATCTTCCCTTCCCTGGCTATTATGACTATTATTCTCGGATTTAACTTTTTAGGAGACGGAATACGCGATATGCTCTCGAAAGGGGAGAATGAACGTGAGTAA
- a CDS encoding cupin domain-containing protein, protein MQLVNANEVEALKGKDYIIKTLFSDKKVDFGNVVIPRGVKIPREGFGSHDADEYSIVIRGSIKVMSGGKEYQLNAGQASLIPAGEEHWCSNEGSEDCEIVWVMVK, encoded by the coding sequence GTGCAACTTGTAAATGCAAATGAAGTTGAAGCCCTAAAAGGTAAAGATTACATTATTAAAACTTTGTTTTCTGATAAAAAGGTTGACTTTGGTAATGTGGTAATACCCCGGGGTGTAAAAATACCCCGGGAGGGTTTCGGTTCCCACGATGCTGATGAGTACTCCATTGTTATAAGGGGTTCCATTAAAGTGATGAGCGGAGGCAAGGAGTACCAACTAAATGCAGGACAAGCTAGCCTTATACCTGCCGGAGAGGAACACTGGTGTAGTAATGAGGGTAGCGAGGACTGTGAGATTGTATGGGTAATGGTAAAATAG
- a CDS encoding hydantoinase B/oxoprolinase family protein yields the protein MTATKMPNIDPFTLDIVKDNLLAIGDEMFYTLARTSMSPIIYEVLDYASGLTDAKGQLLTQGNGVTGFIGLLTFMVKEAIEKFGKKGDLKPGDIIIINDPYNGGGSHLSDVGLLMPIFYEGELVAFSANKAHWTEVGGKDPGSWTTDSTEIYQEGLQFPCVKLFEEGKLNQALVEVIAANVRFPDLSLGDMWAQVAALKTGDRRFRELCDKYGKDVVLAANERLLDNGEQITRKELAQLPKGVFEAVDYIDDDGLGNGPFKVQVKVTITDDNFICDFTGSHPQVLGPVNTAYPAMITAVRTIFLAITNPSQDVNDGIFRPLKVIVERGSIFAAERPAAVSTYWETMAYATDLIWKALAPVVPHRLTAGHLLSVCAVVVSGMHPDTNEPFLIVEPSVGGWGAGQGKDGENGQFCIGDGETFNVPVEVCETRYGVMVDEYSFRADGAGAGEYRGGSGVIRTYRALTDNQAVTATFGRHKYLPWGFNGGKDGSNNLFEIVKANGEKDGPFGKYARYPLNKDDTVRLITATGGGYGDPLKRPAEKVAMDLKNGFITVEQARDDYGVIINPETFEIEGYTAARNNN from the coding sequence ATGACAGCAACAAAAATGCCCAACATCGACCCTTTTACCCTTGATATAGTAAAGGACAACCTGTTGGCCATCGGCGACGAGATGTTCTACACTTTGGCCCGCACTTCAATGAGTCCCATTATTTATGAAGTGTTGGACTATGCCAGTGGCCTTACCGATGCCAAGGGGCAGCTTTTAACTCAGGGTAACGGGGTAACCGGATTTATTGGATTATTGACCTTTATGGTTAAAGAAGCCATTGAAAAGTTTGGCAAAAAGGGTGACCTCAAGCCCGGCGATATCATTATTATTAATGACCCCTATAATGGAGGCGGTTCTCACCTGTCTGACGTGGGACTGTTGATGCCTATCTTCTACGAAGGTGAACTGGTGGCTTTTTCAGCTAACAAGGCACACTGGACTGAAGTCGGTGGTAAGGACCCCGGTTCTTGGACCACTGACTCCACAGAAATTTATCAAGAAGGGCTTCAGTTCCCCTGTGTTAAGCTTTTTGAAGAAGGCAAACTCAACCAGGCACTGGTGGAGGTAATTGCTGCCAACGTCCGCTTCCCGGATTTATCGCTGGGGGATATGTGGGCCCAGGTTGCAGCCTTAAAAACCGGTGACAGACGTTTTCGTGAGCTGTGCGACAAGTATGGCAAAGACGTAGTGCTTGCTGCCAACGAACGACTCTTGGACAATGGTGAGCAAATCACCCGTAAGGAATTGGCTCAACTGCCCAAGGGAGTTTTTGAGGCGGTAGATTACATCGATGATGACGGCCTTGGTAACGGCCCCTTTAAGGTGCAGGTAAAAGTAACCATTACAGATGATAACTTTATCTGTGACTTTACCGGCAGTCATCCCCAGGTGCTGGGTCCGGTTAACACCGCATATCCTGCCATGATCACAGCTGTGCGCACCATCTTTTTGGCCATCACTAATCCTTCACAGGATGTAAACGACGGCATATTCCGCCCGCTGAAGGTCATTGTCGAGAGGGGTTCAATCTTTGCTGCTGAACGGCCGGCGGCTGTTTCAACCTACTGGGAAACCATGGCCTATGCCACAGATTTAATTTGGAAGGCTTTGGCCCCGGTGGTACCCCACCGTCTCACTGCAGGGCACCTGCTGTCGGTTTGTGCAGTGGTGGTGTCAGGGATGCACCCCGATACCAACGAGCCATTTTTAATTGTTGAGCCTTCTGTTGGGGGCTGGGGTGCCGGACAAGGCAAAGACGGAGAAAACGGTCAGTTTTGTATCGGTGACGGGGAAACCTTTAACGTACCCGTAGAGGTATGCGAAACCCGGTACGGAGTGATGGTGGATGAATACAGTTTCCGTGCTGACGGTGCAGGTGCCGGGGAATATAGGGGCGGTTCAGGTGTAATTCGTACTTACCGGGCTTTGACGGACAACCAGGCTGTAACAGCTACCTTTGGCCGTCATAAGTACTTGCCCTGGGGTTTTAACGGTGGAAAGGACGGTTCCAATAACCTGTTTGAAATTGTTAAAGCCAACGGTGAAAAGGATGGCCCCTTTGGTAAGTATGCTCGCTACCCCCTCAACAAGGATGACACCGTGCGCCTGATTACAGCAACTGGAGGTGGTTATGGTGATCCATTAAAACGTCCTGCAGAAAAGGTGGCCATGGACTTGAAAAACGGCTTTATTACCGTTGAACAGGCCAGGGATGACTATGGTGTAATCATCAATCCAGAAACTTTTGAGATTGAAGGATACACAGCGGCACGAAATAACAACTAG
- a CDS encoding aspartate/glutamate racemase family protein: MSKDKILFINPVGHSTWDKDVKNMLKEAKRDTTEVEVISLKRGPHHLEYHYYESLVAADMLHTVMQAEKDGYDAAVIGCFYDPFLSVAREVVDDMIVTGPAEASMQIAASLGDSFSIIVGRQKWVPAMRRNVYQYGYRDKLASFRALGLGVLEFHADENFTEQRLREEARRAVEEDGAEAIILGCTVQFGFYRQLQKELGVPVIDVVLAPFKHAEYLVDMKKRFGWSHSKIGGGERPRVEEIMEWGIEEQYNIPGLWSKK, translated from the coding sequence ATGAGTAAGGATAAAATTCTGTTTATAAATCCGGTGGGCCACAGCACCTGGGATAAGGACGTAAAAAACATGCTCAAGGAAGCTAAACGGGATACCACTGAGGTTGAGGTAATCTCGTTGAAAAGAGGCCCCCATCATTTGGAGTATCATTACTATGAGTCGCTGGTTGCCGCCGATATGCTGCACACCGTTATGCAGGCTGAAAAGGACGGTTATGATGCAGCGGTAATCGGTTGTTTTTATGACCCCTTTCTGTCGGTGGCCAGGGAAGTGGTGGATGACATGATAGTCACCGGTCCGGCTGAAGCATCGATGCAAATTGCTGCCAGCCTGGGCGATAGTTTTTCTATCATTGTCGGTCGCCAAAAATGGGTACCTGCCATGCGCAGAAATGTATATCAATACGGATATAGAGATAAATTGGCATCATTTAGAGCACTGGGCTTAGGGGTGCTGGAGTTCCACGCCGATGAAAACTTTACCGAACAGCGGCTAAGGGAAGAGGCCCGGCGGGCGGTGGAAGAGGACGGTGCAGAGGCGATCATACTGGGATGTACCGTTCAGTTTGGTTTTTACCGGCAGCTGCAAAAGGAACTGGGAGTGCCGGTTATCGATGTGGTGCTGGCACCTTTTAAACATGCAGAATATTTGGTGGATATGAAGAAACGCTTTGGTTGGTCCCACAGCAAAATAGGTGGCGGGGAAAGGCCAAGGGTTGAGGAAATAATGGAATGGGGTATAGAAGAACAATATAATATCCCTGGTTTGTGGAGTAAAAAATAA
- a CDS encoding ABC transporter permease, translating to MNLRNYLLKRLLLSVFVLVGLSIVIFVIARIVPGDVARMALGPSAPQFAIEALEKEMHLDKPIPTQYYYWVKGVATGDLGQSLTTKRAVAEDIKEFLPATLELVMISAIIMIIFSILFGSLAAKYRDSWIDTLIRVMAYSGVAVPSFVLAVLLLLIFGYIWPVIPVLGRLSPGIMAPPTITGLITIDSLFTGNFTAFWDALKHLILPAIALSVGPMFQEARLIRSAMTDNMSKDYVAAVTGYGVPNRVIMHKYLLKPSLIPAVSVMGLDLASLMGNAFLVEVIFNWPGISRYGMNAMLQKDLNAISAVIIVFGLIFVIVNIIVDLIVAYLDPRIRLGGKT from the coding sequence ATGAATCTCCGCAATTATTTATTGAAAAGACTGCTGCTCTCCGTTTTTGTACTGGTGGGACTTTCCATTGTAATATTTGTCATTGCACGAATAGTTCCCGGTGACGTGGCACGTATGGCGCTGGGGCCCAGTGCACCCCAATTTGCCATCGAAGCCTTGGAGAAGGAAATGCATTTGGACAAACCGATACCCACCCAGTATTATTATTGGGTTAAAGGGGTGGCCACCGGTGATCTGGGACAATCATTGACCACAAAACGTGCCGTTGCAGAGGATATTAAGGAGTTTTTGCCCGCCACCCTAGAGCTGGTTATGATATCAGCAATTATTATGATAATCTTTTCTATCTTGTTTGGGTCACTGGCGGCTAAATATCGAGACTCATGGATAGATACCTTGATACGGGTTATGGCTTATTCCGGGGTGGCGGTACCGTCCTTTGTGCTGGCGGTTTTATTGCTATTAATCTTCGGCTATATATGGCCGGTAATCCCGGTTCTGGGTAGGCTTAGTCCGGGTATTATGGCCCCGCCCACAATCACCGGTTTAATTACCATAGACAGTTTATTTACCGGAAATTTTACCGCCTTTTGGGATGCCTTAAAACATTTGATTTTACCGGCAATAGCATTGTCTGTGGGGCCTATGTTCCAAGAAGCGCGATTGATTAGATCGGCCATGACTGACAATATGAGTAAAGATTACGTTGCAGCGGTTACCGGTTATGGCGTTCCTAACAGGGTGATTATGCACAAGTATTTGTTGAAGCCTTCGTTAATACCGGCGGTATCTGTAATGGGCTTGGACTTAGCTTCACTGATGGGCAATGCCTTTTTAGTTGAGGTAATTTTTAACTGGCCGGGTATTTCCCGTTATGGCATGAATGCCATGCTGCAAAAGGATTTAAATGCCATATCAGCGGTTATTATTGTCTTTGGCTTAATTTTTGTTATCGTGAATATCATTGTGGACCTAATAGTGGCTTACCTTGATCCACGTATTCGGTTGGGAGGGAAGACCTAA
- a CDS encoding ABC transporter ATP-binding protein: MSQDILTLKDLKTYFPVNGPGGKKVYVKAVDGVNLNIQKGEIMGLVGESGSGKSTIAYTTVGMYQPTGGQILFEGRDISIPSEKRPLSLKKDLQIVFQDPGSSLNSHQTIKQILELPFTVHKTGGNGDITQKIIDLLKLVELSPSYLYKSPTAMGGGERQMISIARALASDPKFIILDEPTSALDVSIQAKIINMLIKLQKERELTYLFITHDLSLMRNIATRVAIMYLGKICEMAKTDDFFVNPLHPYTRMLLSSIPVVSEAEEAFKPKKVESTGEIPSPVNVPPGCSFHLRCPEKTELCMKEDPKMVEASAGHFVRCHAYG; the protein is encoded by the coding sequence ATGTCCCAAGATATATTGACGTTAAAAGACTTAAAAACATATTTTCCTGTGAACGGTCCCGGGGGCAAGAAGGTGTACGTCAAAGCAGTTGACGGCGTAAACCTCAATATACAGAAGGGTGAAATTATGGGTTTGGTGGGCGAATCAGGCTCGGGTAAAAGCACCATCGCCTATACCACTGTGGGTATGTATCAGCCCACCGGTGGGCAGATACTTTTTGAGGGCCGGGATATCAGCATTCCCAGTGAAAAAAGGCCCTTGTCGCTGAAGAAGGATCTGCAAATAGTCTTTCAAGACCCGGGCTCATCCTTAAACAGCCATCAAACAATAAAGCAGATATTAGAGCTGCCCTTTACTGTGCACAAAACAGGGGGCAACGGGGATATTACCCAAAAAATAATAGACCTGCTGAAATTGGTGGAGCTTTCGCCCAGTTATCTATACAAGTCGCCAACCGCCATGGGTGGCGGTGAAAGGCAGATGATTTCCATAGCCCGGGCCTTGGCATCTGATCCAAAGTTTATTATTTTAGACGAACCCACTTCGGCGCTGGATGTTTCCATTCAAGCTAAAATTATTAACATGTTGATTAAGCTGCAGAAAGAAAGGGAACTGACTTATCTCTTTATTACCCACGACCTGAGCTTGATGAGAAATATTGCCACCAGGGTTGCCATCATGTATTTAGGTAAAATTTGTGAGATGGCCAAAACCGATGACTTTTTTGTCAACCCTTTACACCCCTATACCAGAATGTTATTATCTTCTATTCCGGTGGTTTCTGAAGCGGAAGAGGCCTTCAAACCGAAGAAAGTTGAATCCACCGGTGAGATACCGTCGCCGGTTAATGTTCCCCCGGGGTGCAGTTTCCACCTGCGCTGTCCCGAGAAGACAGAGCTGTGCATGAAAGAGGATCCTAAAATGGTGGAAGCCTCTGCGGGACACTTTGTACGCTGCCATGCCTATGGGTAA
- a CDS encoding ABC transporter substrate-binding protein has product MKNLIMRGKRYSLVALLVILMMAFATGCGGGSTDGDTQGATESIVRVTAANVPNIDPGVGSDYSSSIALLNIYDSLVFPDDDGTIKPWLATEWETSDDGLVWTFHLRDDVKFHSGNQLTADDVVFSMKRMLTMGEGYAYLFTEVVEDVAALDDYTVQFKLSKKFGPFLSTLARLYVLDSETVMANLADGPYGDMGDYGKAWLVNNDAGSGPYTVKEMKIQEHLIGEKFDDFWGGWQEGAPEAFQIVGTTEPATVRTLLTRKQLEISDQWQTEEAIRALAEIPGVDIATFFTNSMLNISLNTKKAPTDDIHFRKALAYMFDYQAVEEDIFPGSKKAVGPIQFNLPGFDPNLYEYKTNLDKAREELAKSKYADQLDQYPIDLAWIAEVPDEEKIAMLFQANAAELGIKVNVTKTPWLSFTEQVGTPETTPHASVVFVNPHYNEAGSMLETRYHSRSTGTWEQCEWLQDPEIDAMIEDAIATLDFEERLAKYSLIQEKIIELAPTIWVFDQAEKRAYQDYIHWPSAELSKAGKNVNPVMGYPFYFAEFKVLTDN; this is encoded by the coding sequence ATGAAAAATTTAATAATGAGAGGTAAAAGGTATTCATTAGTTGCTCTGTTAGTTATTTTAATGATGGCATTTGCCACCGGTTGTGGAGGCGGATCAACGGACGGCGATACACAGGGTGCAACTGAAAGCATTGTGAGAGTTACCGCTGCTAACGTGCCGAACATTGACCCTGGCGTGGGTTCAGACTACAGCAGTTCAATTGCGCTGCTAAATATTTATGACAGCCTGGTATTTCCGGATGATGACGGTACAATAAAACCTTGGCTGGCCACCGAATGGGAAACCAGCGATGATGGCTTGGTGTGGACCTTCCACCTAAGGGATGATGTTAAATTCCACAGCGGTAATCAGTTGACTGCAGATGATGTTGTCTTTTCCATGAAGAGAATGCTGACCATGGGTGAAGGTTATGCTTACCTGTTCACCGAAGTGGTAGAGGATGTAGCAGCCCTGGATGACTATACTGTGCAATTTAAACTGAGCAAGAAGTTTGGTCCTTTTCTGTCTACCCTTGCTCGCCTTTACGTATTAGACAGTGAAACGGTGATGGCTAACTTAGCCGACGGACCATACGGTGATATGGGCGATTACGGTAAGGCATGGCTGGTTAACAATGACGCTGGCAGTGGCCCTTATACCGTTAAAGAAATGAAAATTCAAGAGCATTTAATAGGAGAAAAATTTGATGATTTTTGGGGCGGCTGGCAAGAGGGCGCACCGGAAGCATTCCAAATCGTTGGCACCACTGAACCGGCAACCGTTCGCACCCTGTTAACCCGTAAACAACTGGAAATTTCTGACCAGTGGCAGACTGAAGAGGCAATAAGAGCTTTGGCGGAAATTCCCGGGGTTGATATTGCCACCTTCTTTACTAACAGTATGCTGAATATCTCGCTGAACACCAAAAAAGCACCCACCGATGATATCCACTTCCGGAAGGCTTTGGCCTACATGTTTGACTACCAAGCCGTTGAAGAGGATATCTTCCCAGGTTCCAAAAAGGCAGTGGGACCCATTCAGTTTAACCTGCCTGGCTTTGATCCAAACCTGTATGAATACAAAACTAACTTAGATAAGGCCAGGGAAGAGTTGGCCAAGTCCAAGTACGCAGATCAGTTGGATCAGTATCCCATCGATTTGGCCTGGATTGCCGAAGTGCCCGATGAAGAAAAAATCGCCATGCTCTTCCAAGCCAATGCAGCTGAGTTGGGTATCAAAGTTAATGTTACCAAAACCCCTTGGCTGTCATTTACCGAGCAGGTGGGCACTCCTGAAACCACTCCCCACGCAAGTGTGGTATTTGTAAACCCGCACTACAATGAAGCGGGATCAATGCTTGAAACCCGCTATCACTCCAGATCCACCGGCACCTGGGAACAGTGTGAGTGGTTACAGGATCCGGAAATTGATGCCATGATTGAAGATGCCATTGCAACCCTTGACTTCGAGGAGCGTTTAGCAAAGTACAGTTTGATTCAAGAAAAGATTATTGAACTTGCACCGACCATTTGGGTGTTTGATCAGGCTGAAAAGAGAGCTTATCAAGACTACATCCATTGGCCTTCTGCAGAATTGTCAAAGGCAGGTAAAAATGTTAACCCGGTGATGGGTTATCCCTTCTACTTTGCTGAATTTAAGGTGCTTACAGATAATTAA
- a CDS encoding cysteine desulfurase family protein translates to MLKQLIYLDNSATTKPSPGVVKAMIECLTNIYGNPSSVHRLGVEAEKAVNTAREQVARILKAGTKEIIFTSGGTEANNLAIKGAAYSYANRGKHIITTQIEHPAVLKVCGQLELEGFEVTYLPVNNEGVLLPEDLHRALREDTILISTMYVNNETGSIQPLEELSSIIKTVRNNNKLPIWHVDAVQALGKLPLNPEKLGVNLMSLSAHKAHGPKGIGALYLSAGTRLKIQIDGGGQEFGLRGGTENVPAIAGFGVAVAELEDSLNKNNEQMAEMKKMLVEGILDSIPRCRLNGPMPGSKYSAPHIANISFIGLRGEVLLHALEGEGIFVSTGSACSSRKKSDNGVLRAMGLSDVEQEGAIRFSFCAHNTPEQVGVVIDKLKEIVKELRSFG, encoded by the coding sequence ATGTTGAAACAGTTGATATATCTTGATAACAGTGCCACCACCAAACCCTCGCCTGGTGTAGTGAAGGCCATGATAGAGTGCCTGACAAATATATATGGCAACCCTTCTTCGGTGCATCGTTTAGGGGTAGAGGCAGAGAAGGCGGTGAACACGGCCAGGGAGCAAGTGGCAAGAATACTAAAGGCCGGGACCAAGGAGATTATTTTCACCTCCGGGGGTACCGAGGCCAACAATTTAGCAATTAAAGGGGCGGCCTACTCCTATGCCAACCGGGGTAAGCACATCATTACCACCCAAATAGAACACCCGGCTGTGTTAAAGGTGTGCGGACAGTTGGAGCTAGAGGGTTTTGAGGTAACATACCTGCCGGTGAATAACGAGGGTGTGCTGCTGCCGGAAGATTTACATAGGGCTTTGCGTGAAGACACCATTTTAATCAGTACCATGTATGTAAACAATGAAACCGGGTCAATTCAGCCCTTGGAAGAATTGTCCTCAATAATAAAGACGGTGAGAAATAATAATAAATTACCGATTTGGCACGTGGATGCTGTACAAGCCCTGGGCAAACTACCTTTAAATCCTGAAAAACTCGGTGTTAACTTAATGTCTTTAAGTGCCCATAAAGCCCATGGTCCCAAAGGCATCGGTGCCTTATATTTATCTGCGGGAACCCGGCTTAAAATTCAAATAGATGGTGGCGGGCAGGAATTTGGCCTTCGTGGGGGTACAGAAAATGTTCCTGCCATTGCCGGCTTTGGGGTGGCAGTTGCAGAGCTGGAAGATTCTTTAAATAAAAATAATGAACAAATGGCAGAGATGAAAAAAATGCTGGTGGAGGGAATACTGGATAGCATACCCCGGTGCAGGTTAAATGGGCCCATGCCCGGCAGTAAGTATTCGGCACCGCATATTGCTAACATTTCCTTTATTGGGTTAAGGGGGGAAGTGTTACTACATGCTCTGGAGGGTGAAGGAATTTTTGTTTCTACCGGTTCAGCCTGCTCATCCAGAAAAAAATCCGACAATGGTGTACTAAGGGCCATGGGATTAAGTGATGTGGAGCAGGAAGGGGCCATTCGTTTTAGTTTTTGTGCTCATAACACACCCGAACAGGTCGGTGTTGTTATTGATAAGCTAAAGGAGATTGTAAAGGAGCTGCGCAGTTTTGGCTAA
- a CDS encoding oligopeptide/dipeptide ABC transporter ATP-binding protein yields the protein MSNPILDIKELKVWYRTFGGYSKVLEGVNLHVNKGEKVGLVGEAGCGKTTTMRSVLRILPEHQIHIPQGEVLFKGQDILKMSPADLQRVRTKGISMIFQEPSAALNPVFTIGTQLYDVIKYANEGGNKLTKKEIKSIAAQAIREVYIPDPERILESYPNQLSGGMKQRICIAMSIMTPRDLLIADEPGTALDVTIQDQVHRLLRGLVEKKGMSLVMITHSLGVAREMTDRIYVMYAGNIVEVAKTSDLFARPLHPYTVGLMESVPKLSGGGLSEGIFGSIPDYTDPPTGCRFNPRCPRATSRCKEEKPTLLDTGDGHRVACFHI from the coding sequence GTGAGTAACCCAATTTTAGACATTAAAGAACTCAAGGTCTGGTATCGTACCTTTGGCGGTTACTCAAAGGTTCTGGAAGGGGTAAACCTCCATGTGAACAAAGGGGAAAAGGTGGGTTTGGTGGGCGAAGCCGGTTGTGGAAAAACCACCACCATGCGATCGGTGCTTAGAATTCTTCCTGAACACCAGATACACATACCCCAGGGGGAAGTGCTTTTTAAAGGGCAGGATATATTAAAAATGAGCCCGGCAGACCTGCAGCGAGTTCGTACCAAAGGTATTTCAATGATTTTTCAGGAACCTTCGGCTGCGCTTAATCCGGTGTTTACCATTGGCACCCAGCTGTATGATGTTATTAAATATGCCAACGAAGGCGGCAATAAATTAACAAAGAAAGAAATTAAAAGCATTGCTGCCCAGGCTATTAGAGAGGTTTATATACCTGACCCGGAGAGAATTCTTGAGAGTTACCCTAATCAGCTAAGCGGCGGAATGAAACAGCGCATTTGTATTGCCATGTCTATCATGACCCCAAGGGATTTATTAATTGCCGACGAGCCGGGTACCGCCCTTGATGTAACCATTCAAGATCAGGTACACCGTTTACTGAGGGGCCTGGTGGAGAAAAAGGGCATGTCGCTGGTGATGATTACCCACTCGTTGGGGGTGGCCAGGGAAATGACAGACCGCATCTATGTGATGTATGCCGGCAATATTGTGGAAGTGGCCAAAACCAGCGATCTTTTTGCCCGCCCCCTACACCCTTATACCGTTGGCTTGATGGAATCAGTACCGAAGTTGAGCGGTGGCGGCTTATCTGAAGGTATTTTTGGCAGTATTCCTGATTATACTGACCCGCCCACCGGATGTCGTTTCAACCCTCGCTGCCCCAGGGCAACAAGCAGATGTAAAGAAGAGAAACCCACTTTACTTGATACTGGGGACGGTCACCGGGTGGCCTGTTTCCATATCTAG